Sequence from the Pirellulales bacterium genome:
TTCTCTTTCATCTTCACGCCGTAAACCGGATGGTGAATGCCGTGGCCGGCATCAAACGATAGTTGATGGCGGCATAGGAGATGCCTTTTTCCAAAAAGGGGCGGAATCGGGCAGGGTCTTCCTTCTTATCGCCGCCGATCCAACCGCCGCCATGAATATAGACCAAGAGCGGCCGCGGACCGTCGCCCTCCGCCTTCCAGAAATCGAGCACATCGGCGGCATGCGGGCCATACGAGACATCGCCGAAGGTCGGCCCGGTCGGCTCGGCCGCCGACGCCACGCCGGTGGATGCGAGAATGACGAACGACAAGGCCGTCAAGCGAGCGAGCTTCATGGGGGTTCTCCCGAGTAAAACCAAGTACATCTGGCCGTTGGCAGCGGCGATAATAGAATACCAATAGCGGAGCCGTCGATCGAGGTCTTGCTTGACGCAAACACGTGCATGAGACTTACTATGACCGTGACCGTTAACCTGCCGCCGGATCTGGAGAGCACGCTCCGTCGGCAGGCGGAGCGTAGCGGGCAGGCCATCGGCGACTTCGTTCTCGATGCCGTCAAGGAGAAGATCGCCAAAGCACGCGCTTTTCAGGATCTCTGCGCCCCTTTTGCCCAGGCGATCGAGGCTGCGGGCGTCAGCGACCAAGAGTTTCAAGACTTCTTCGACGGAGTGCGCGAAGAGGTGTGGCGGGACAAACAGGGCCAGACACCGTGACGCCAGGGACCGCGATCTGGCCGATCTGATGCACGATCCGAGCTTTCGCGGGCGGTATCCCGATCTTCTGATCCTTGACCCCGTCGATTTCCTGAAGGAAATCGAACGGCTTGAGTCGTCGCGGAGCGTCGTGGGGCAATGACATGGCCGTCATCGACCGGCGGCGATAGCCAAGACGATGGCGATTAAAGACAGGGCATTGAGAGCGCCGCAGCGGACAAGGAAAGGGATCAAGACGGCGAGCGCCGCTTTCTGCCCCGTCGTCTCATGGGCGTAAGCGAGGCCAATTCCGCTTAGAATAGCAGCAAGTAGGGCGCCCAGATATGGTCCGCAGAATGGGATCACCTCCAACAGCGCCGCACTGCCGAAAGCGTAGCAGACGACTCGAAGCGTCGTCTCATACGGATGCCGCGCCCCGCCAAGCAATGTGAGGCAGAGATGAAAGATACCCGACAAAATGAAAGGCACAGCAACTGCAGCGGCAAGCACAGCAATCACCGCAACGGCCCCCACCACGACGACGCCCGCAGGGCTCAGCGGCGCTCCGCGCAGGTGAGCTTGCGGCCTACCGGCCAGGAGGTTCAAAAGCTGCAGGCCGGCGCTGCAACAGACCGCGATGAGACCGCCGGTCAGTCCGCCCGCCAACGCGTACAAGAGCGGCGGCAGGAGACATCCTTCGCGTCGCAGGTTCAGAAACAGACTCTTTGGCGCGGAGTAGGCCAGCTTGGTTGTGGCCCAGAAGGAGGCCAGCGAAGCGCCGTCGCGTTCCCAAGGCGGTCCGTTTCGCGGCCCGCGGTATTCGTTCGCCTCATCAGCCGCGTCGTCGGACATGTACGACAACGGCGCGGCATACGCGTTGGTCGGATCGGGACGCGGCATGCCGGCCCTTTTACCTGGTTGCGCCGCCAATGGCCTCTGCACCGGTTCGGCGACGGGATAGGTTTCAATGGTGGGTGCAGGCTGAAAGGGAACGCCCTGCACCGCTCCGCACGATGGGCAGCGGGCCTTCTTGCCCGCCGCGTCGTCACCGGTGCGCAGCAGCTTGCCACATGCAGAACAGAGAAATTCGATCGACATGAAACGCTCGTCGCCCGGAGTTGCCGAATCGTCGGCCGCAGGCGGGCCGGACTGTTCAATAGCATGCGCGCAACGGTGGCCTTTTTCCAGGGGGACCCTGATTCTATTCAACGATCGCCTAAATGGCACGAGCCATGTGGGACCGCCGCCCTCGGCTATCGACCGGACGCGCTAGGTGCCGCCCCGCGCCTCCAGGGCAAGCCAGATCACCGCCAGCATCGTGCAGACGACGCCCATCACAAGGCCAAAGACGGCGCGCCCCCATCCGTGCAGCTTCGGGTTGCGCCGCAGGTCAATGACGGCGATGACGCCCAGAAGGATGGCGAACGGCGCCGGCACTATAATCACGGCGAACAGGCCCGTGTAGCCGGCCGCAATGGCCCAGCGCGACCGGCCGACCGGCAGGATCAGGCGGATGACGAAGTCTTCGAAGTCGCTAGACGCCGCGGGCAGCCGGAAGTCGTGGCAAGCATCTTCGTGTACAACTTCGCCGGGCCCGGCCAAACCGTGAACTTGGCGATTGGCTGAAAATCCTTGCAGCCGGTTGACTTGAAAGACAGAATGTCTTAGCATCGCGGTTGGGGATCAGACGATGTTAGAACCAGCCTCGCACGCCCAGGCGAATTCCATGGTCCGTCATTTCTTATTCGCGGTTGCGATCGTTTTGGGGCTTGGCGGAACGTGCCTGGCCAAAGATGAGGCAACGCGCCCTCGCCCTAGCCCTCTCCCGAAGGGAGAGGGAACAGCGCGCCATCGCCCGAAGGGAGAGGAAGCGAAGACGACGACGCAGGAACTGGCCGGATGGATCGATGCCCGCTTCGCCGAACAATATCAGGAAAGTGGCGAGCAGCCGGCCCCGTTGGTCGACGACGCGACTTTTCTTCGCCGATTGTTTCTCGATCTGCAAGGGCGGATTCCCACGGTCGCTCAAGTGCGCGACTTCATGGCCGATCAAAGCACGCTCAAGTCCTTGTTGCCCGAACAGGTGTTTGATTCGCTGGAACAGGCGCTCGGCTTGCCCGTGGCCAAAGCCGACAACGGCCCCCGCTTCAACGGCGAGCGGGCGCAGTTCGTGGCCCGCATGAACGAGTCGGCCGCCGAAACGCCGATCGACTACAAAGGCGGCATTCCGCAGGCGCTGATGTTGATGAACGGCAAGCTCACGGCCGACGCCACGAACCTGGAGTCGAGCCGCACGTTGCGGGCAGTCGTTGAAGCGCCGTTCCTTTCGGCCGAAGACAAAATCGAAACGCTCTTCCTCGCCGCGCTCACCCGCCGGCCGACGGAAGAGGAGCGGGAGTTCTTGCTCGATCACGTTCGGCAGCCGCCGGGCGAACAGGAGCGAAAGCAAGCCTACGCGCAGATATTGTGGGGGCTGATAAATAGTCCGGAGTTCGTGCTTAGTCGGTGAGAGATGAGGGATGAGAGAGTTGTGCGTAGGGTGGGACCAGCGAGCTTGCGAGCGCCGGCCCACCCTCGGCGCGACGTCGTTCACGGTGGGCCGGCGCTCGCAAGCTCGCTTTTTCCACTCTACGCTCATCCTTTGCTGAAAGCAATCGAAGGAGTCAAGACATGACAAACGGTTCTCGCTTATGTCTTCCCGTCTGTAATCCGGCCCTTTACTCCGATCGCATTGCGTTCGCCGCGCCTTTCTCGCGGCGCGAAGTTCTCGGCTGGAGCCTGGCCGGGGCGTTGGGCGTGTCGTTCAGCGGCTGGCTGCCGAGGTTGGCCGCCGCGGCGGGTCAGGCGGCGGCAAAACAGGGTAAGTCGTGCATTCTGCTGTGGATGAACGGCGGCCCGAGTCAGACCGATACCTTCGATCTGAAACCGGGCCACACCAACGGCGGCCCGTTCAAAGAGATCGCCACCGCGGCGGCCGGCGTGAAGATCAGCGAGCACTTGCCGGGCGTGGCCGAACAGATGAAAAGCCTGGCGATCATCCGCAGCCTATCGACCAAAGAGGGCGAGCACGGGCTGGCAACGCAGCTCATGATGACCGGTTATCCGGGACAGCAGGCCGGCGTGCGCTACCCGTCACTCGGCTCTTTGATGGCCAAAGAGCTGGGCAGCGACGACAGCGACCTGCCGAACTTCATCAGCCTGTCGCCGTTCCGCATGGTCGACGCGGGCTTCTTGGGTCCGAACTACGCGCCGCTGACCGTGTCGGGCGCCAGCGACGATCCGAACACGCGGGCCAACCTGGCGTTGGAGGATCTCGCACCGCCGCGAGACCGCGGCGAGAAGGCGCTGCAAAGCCAGTTCGACATCCTGCGGTTCATGGATCGCGAGTTCGACAAGAGCGACAAGGCCGACGCCGTGAAGGCCCACCGCGCCAGTTATGCCAAGGCGATGCGCATGGTCGAGTCGCAAGGCCGCAAGGCGTTTCAGCTCGACGAAGAGCCGGCCGAGCTGCGCGACGCCTACGGCCGCAATCGCTTCGGCCAGGGCTGCTTGTTGGCCCGCCGGCTGGTCGAGCGCGGCGTGGCGTTCGTCGAAGTGACGCTCTCCGGCTCACCGGGCAACGTCGCCGGCTGGGACACGCACCTCGACAACTTCAACCAGGTGAAGGCCCTGTCGCAGGTGCTCGACCCGGCCTGGGCCACGTTGATGAAAGACCTCCGCGACCGCGGTTTGTTGGAGTCGACGCTGGTGATCTGGATGGGCGAGTTCGGCCGCACGCCGAAGATCAATCCCAACGGAGGCCGCGATCATTTCCCGCTGGCCTGGAGCGTGGCGCTCGGCGGAGCGGGCATCCGCGGCGGCCAGGCGATCGGCAAGACCAGCCCCGATGCGATGACGGTGGCCGATCGTCCCGTCTCCGTGGCCGACCTCTATGCCACGATCTGCACGGCCCTGGGTGTGGACTACAAGAAGGAGAACATTTCGCCTGAAGGCCGGCCGATTCCACTGGTCGATCGGGGAGGGACGCCGATTAAGGAACTGGTGGCATGATTTTGGATTTTGGATTTTGGATTTTGGATTTTGGATTGCCGCCAGGGGGCATCACCTAGCGACTCGCATTCCCGAACGCACGGGCACGCCTCGCCGCAAAGTGGCGACGGCACCGACAATCCAAAATCCAAAATCCAAAATCCAAAATCCCAACGCCCATGATATCGCCGCTGTTTTTGTTGCTGAGCGTGCTCGCGGCCGATGCTCCACCGAAGGTGGTGGCCAAGGCCTCGGTCGATGCTGCGCGCGGCAAGGCCGAGGCAACGCCGGACCGCGAGAACCCGGCCGACCGCCGAGACGTGCTGCTGTTGCTCGACGGCGGGCCGCTGCACTTGCGATTGCACCTCTCGCTGGCCGGAGTCTCACTCGCCGAAGCGCGCCGGCAGTACGTCGGCCGCCTCATCAACTCGCTCGATACCAATCGCGACGGCAAACTGACGCGCGAAGAAGCCGCCCGGTCGCCGCTGCTGCGCACGAAGAGCCGCCCCAACGCCGCCCAATTCTTGAAAGGTCTGGGCGCTCCGGCCCTCCTCTCGGCCCGCGACGTCGATCGCACCGTCGAACGACTGGGCGGCGAACCGGTCGCCTATCGCCAGGATCTCAGCTCGTCGAAGAATGATCTGGAAGTCTTCAAGCTGCTCGACACCGACTCCAACGGCCTGCTCGATCAGAAAGAGCTCGACGCCTCGCCCGACCTGGTGCTGGTCAAAGACGACGACGGCGACGAGTGCGTCAGCTTCGAGGAGTTTTTTCCGCCGCCTCCTCAGCCCGATCCGATGCAAGTGTTGCTGGGCCTGGCCCAACGCACGTCCCCGCCGACGCCCACCGTGGCCGACATCGTGCGCGACGCCCAAGAGCCACTGTTGCCGCGGCGGTTGTTGGCCAGGTACGATCGCAACCGCGATCTGCAGCTTGCCGCCGCCGAGTTGAACTGGCCCGCGGAGCGCATCAAGACGCTCGATACCGACGGCAACGAAAAGCTCAATGCCCAGGAGTTGGCGGCCGTCGGCCGGTCCACGCCCGACATCGAGCTTTCGGCCGATCTCGAACCGAACGACGCGGACGGGGGGGCGATCGACGTGCGGGCAACGGGCGGCCAGCGCCTCGACTCCGGCGAACGGGCCGATTATGCCAAGGTGGCGTTCTCCGCGGCCGTCGTCACCTTCTCGCACCGCAATCTCGATCCGATCGCCTCGGCCGTCGAGAACGCCATGCGGCAATTCAACCAGCTCGACATGGACGCCAACGGCTACCTCGACCGCGACGAGACGGCCGAGCGCATCCGCTTCGAACGCGGCCTGTTCGAGCTGATGGACGCCGACGGCGACGACAAGATTTTTGCCGACGAAATGAAGCAATATGTGGCGGCGCGCGGCGAGCCCGCGGCGACCACCTGCCGTGTCAACGTCTACGACACCGGCTACGGCTTCTTCATGGCGCTCGACGCCAACGCCGATGGGCGGGTCTCGGTGCGCGAGCTGCGGCACGCCCCGATGGCTCTGGCCCAGCTCGACCGCGACCGGCGGCCCGGCATCGCGGAAAAAGAGCCGGTGCGGCACTTCCATATCGAGTTCGTGCGCGGCAGCTATCAGCTTTTTGGCCCCAGCGAGCAGCTTGCCGCCCAAACGCCGGCCTTTCAGCAGCGCCGGCCGATCGGGCCGATCTGGTTTCAGCGGATGGACCGCAACAACGATGGCGACCTGACCTGGAACGAGTTTTTAGGCCCCCGCAAAGTGTTTCACGGCCTCGACCACGACGCCGACGGACTCATCGACCCGCAGGAAGCGGAGAAAGCACGGTAGGATTTTGGATTTTCGATTTTGGATTGGTGGCCGGGGCAGAGCTTGGCCAGGCACGACGTCGAAAGTGCGAAACGACGTCATGGCCAAGCGATGCCCCGGTGCCGCCGAACTGGCACGGCGGCACCGGGGCATCGCCTGGCCGCGACGCCGAATGGCAAGTTCAAGCCGTAGCGGGCCAGGCTCTGCCCCAGCCACCGATCACGACGGACAACTGACCACGGACCACGGACACATAACATGACGGCAACGAACGAAGATCTGGCAGTGATCGAACGCCTGCGCGAAGCGCGCGACCGCGTGACGCAAGAGATGAGCAAAGTGGTCGTCGGGCAGCACGAGATCATCGACTCGCTGTTGATCGGACTGCTCTGCCGCGGGCATATTCTTTTGCACGGCGTGCCGGGACTCGGCAAGACGCTCATGGCCCGCACGCTGGCCCGCACGCTCGACATGGAGTTCCGCCGCGTGCAATTCACGCCCGACCTGATGCCCGCCGACATCACCGGCACCGACGTGATGGAAGAAGACCAGGCGACGGGCAAACACCGCGTCTCCTTCGTGCCCGGCCCGGTGTTCACGAACTTTCTCTTGGCCGATGAGATCAACCGCACGCCGCCCAAGACGCAGGCGGCCCTGCTGCAAGCGATGCAGGAAGGCGAAGTCTCGGTGGGGCGCGAGACCTATCGGTTGAAGCCGTCGTTCTTCGTGGTGGCGACGCAGAACCCGATCGAGATGGAGGGCACGTATCCGCTGCCCGAAGCGCAGC
This genomic interval carries:
- a CDS encoding YIP1 family protein; this encodes MSIEFLCSACGKLLRTGDDAAGKKARCPSCGAVQGVPFQPAPTIETYPVAEPVQRPLAAQPGKRAGMPRPDPTNAYAAPLSYMSDDAADEANEYRGPRNGPPWERDGASLASFWATTKLAYSAPKSLFLNLRREGCLLPPLLYALAGGLTGGLIAVCCSAGLQLLNLLAGRPQAHLRGAPLSPAGVVVVGAVAVIAVLAAAVAVPFILSGIFHLCLTLLGGARHPYETTLRVVCYAFGSAALLEVIPFCGPYLGALLAAILSGIGLAYAHETTGQKAALAVLIPFLVRCGALNALSLIAIVLAIAAGR
- a CDS encoding DUF1549 domain-containing protein, translated to MLEPASHAQANSMVRHFLFAVAIVLGLGGTCLAKDEATRPRPSPLPKGEGTARHRPKGEEAKTTTQELAGWIDARFAEQYQESGEQPAPLVDDATFLRRLFLDLQGRIPTVAQVRDFMADQSTLKSLLPEQVFDSLEQALGLPVAKADNGPRFNGERAQFVARMNESAAETPIDYKGGIPQALMLMNGKLTADATNLESSRTLRAVVEAPFLSAEDKIETLFLAALTRRPTEEEREFLLDHVRQPPGEQERKQAYAQILWGLINSPEFVLSR
- a CDS encoding DUF1501 domain-containing protein, whose product is MTNGSRLCLPVCNPALYSDRIAFAAPFSRREVLGWSLAGALGVSFSGWLPRLAAAAGQAAAKQGKSCILLWMNGGPSQTDTFDLKPGHTNGGPFKEIATAAAGVKISEHLPGVAEQMKSLAIIRSLSTKEGEHGLATQLMMTGYPGQQAGVRYPSLGSLMAKELGSDDSDLPNFISLSPFRMVDAGFLGPNYAPLTVSGASDDPNTRANLALEDLAPPRDRGEKALQSQFDILRFMDREFDKSDKADAVKAHRASYAKAMRMVESQGRKAFQLDEEPAELRDAYGRNRFGQGCLLARRLVERGVAFVEVTLSGSPGNVAGWDTHLDNFNQVKALSQVLDPAWATLMKDLRDRGLLESTLVIWMGEFGRTPKINPNGGRDHFPLAWSVALGGAGIRGGQAIGKTSPDAMTVADRPVSVADLYATICTALGVDYKKENISPEGRPIPLVDRGGTPIKELVA
- a CDS encoding MoxR family ATPase translates to MTATNEDLAVIERLREARDRVTQEMSKVVVGQHEIIDSLLIGLLCRGHILLHGVPGLGKTLMARTLARTLDMEFRRVQFTPDLMPADITGTDVMEEDQATGKHRVSFVPGPVFTNFLLADEINRTPPKTQAALLQAMQEGEVSVGRETYRLKPSFFVVATQNPIEMEGTYPLPEAQLDRFMFNLKVKYPTVDEEVQIIKGTTSTLAAHADKVLAAEEVLRLQELVRGVPIADSVVRYTARLVASTRPEAGQASGALAAIHRYLAYGASPRASQYMVLGAKGRAILSGKYHVDFADIQTMAAPALRHRLVLNFHARADNLDADALVERLLKLVPVEEKL